One segment of Gammaproteobacteria bacterium DNA contains the following:
- a CDS encoding PilZ domain-containing protein: MYDSSVREKRNYFRIQLNCPVKLWKTESAARFSGVCINMSIKGILIELDQPVRQGDKLHILIEPGLDISPPLTGIVDVLRVERDCLRNRYKIAGTLETEVVV; encoded by the coding sequence ATGTACGATAGTTCGGTTAGGGAAAAGCGAAACTATTTTCGCATTCAGCTAAATTGTCCGGTGAAATTATGGAAGACAGAGTCGGCAGCGCGATTTAGCGGCGTCTGCATTAATATGAGCATTAAAGGCATACTCATCGAATTGGATCAACCGGTTCGCCAGGGGGATAAGTTACACATATTGATTGAGCCGGGTCTTGATATTTCACCACCCTTAACCGGAATAGTGGACGTTTTGCGTGTCGAACGAGACTGCTTGCGAAATCGCTATAAGATTGCCGGAACGCTGGAAACTGAGGTGGTTGTATAA